In the Brachyhypopomus gauderio isolate BG-103 chromosome 4, BGAUD_0.2, whole genome shotgun sequence genome, one interval contains:
- the lcp1 gene encoding plastin-2, protein MASTGKISSEEIEELREAFNKVDVDSNGYISSNELNELFKVANLPLPGYRVREIVEELSKTMDTNQDGKITFDEFAKVFHGLKSSEVAKTFRKAINKKEGICAVAGTSEQSGTQHSYAEEEKVAFVNWINKALEKDQDCKHLLPMDPSSNDLFTAVGDGIILCKMVNLSVPDTIDERTMNKKKLTPFTIQENLNLALNSASAIGCHVVNIGAEDLKEGRQHLVLGLLWQIIKIGLLADIEISRNEALIALLRDGESLEDLMKLSPEELLLRWANYHLEEAGSPKINNFSSDIKDSRAYYNILNQVAPKGDEEGIPPIAIDMSGLRENDDLKRAESMLEQADRLGCRQFVMATDVVRGNPKLNLAFVANLFNKYPALKKPENQDIDWSSIEGETREERTFRNWMNSLGVNPRVNHLYVDLDDALIIFQLYEKINVPVDWDKVNKPPYPKLGSKMKKLENCNYAVELGKKEAKFSLVGIAGQDLNEGNRTLTLALLWQLMRRYTLNILEDLGDGEKVNDDTIVRWVNQMLTQAEKKNISGFKDGAISSSLPVLDLIDAIQPGSIRYDLVKTDDLTDEEKLNNAKYAISMARKIGARVYALPEDLVEIKPKMVMTVFACLMARGMKRV, encoded by the exons ATGGCCAGCACTGGAAAAATTTCctctgaagaaatagaggaaCTGAGGGAGGCCTTCAACAAAGTTG ATGTGGACTCCAATGGGTATATCAGTTCAAATGAGCTGAATGAATTGTTTAAGGTGGCCAACCTCCCACTACCAGGATACAGGGTCCGCGAAATTGTTGAAGAGCTTAGCAAAACCATGGATACAAACCAGGATGGCAAGATCACATTTGACGAGTTTGCAAAG GTGTTCCATggtctgaagagctcagaggtaGCAAAAACCTTCCGAAAGGCCATCAATAAGAAAGAGGGCATTTGTGCTGTGGCGGGAACATCAGAGCAGTCAGGCACACAGCACTCTTATGCCG AGGAAGAGAAGGTGGCGTTTGTGAACTGGATAAACAAAGCTTTGGAGAAGGATCAAGACTGTAAACATTTGCTTCCCATGGACCCCTCCTCCAATGACCTGTTTACAGCTGTGGGGGATGGCATCATCCTCTG TAAAATGGTCAACTTGTCTGTCCCTGACACCATTGATGAGAGAACCATGAATAAGAAAAAACTCACCCCTTTCACCATCCAG GAAAATCTAAATCTGGCTCTAAACTCTGCCTCAGCCATTGGCTGCCATGTGGTGAATATCGGTGCAGAGGATTTGAAGGAGGGCAGGCAGCATCTGGTTCTTGGCTTGCTGTGGCAAATAATTAAAATTGGCCTGCTGGCCGACATTGAGATCAGCAGAAATGAAG CCCTTATAGCTTTGCTGAGAGACGGTGAGAGTCTGGAGGATCTGATGAAGCTTTCTCCTGAGGAGCTGTTGCTACGATGGGCAAATTACCACCTGGAGGAGGCTGGTAGCCCCAAGATCAACAACTTCAGCTCTGACAttaag GACTCTAGGGCCTACTACAACATCCTGAACCAGGTGGCACCCAAAGGCGATGAGGAAGGAATCCCACCCATCGCAATAGACATGTCTGGACTGAGG GAGAACGATGACCTGAAGCGAGCAGAGAGCATGCTGGAGCAGGCTGATCGCCTTGGCTGCCGGCAGTTTGTCATGGCAACTGATGTTGTCCGTGGCAACCCAAAGCTGAACCTGGCCTTTGTAGCCAACCTTTTTAACAAATATCCTGCCCTGAAGAAACCAGAGAATCAAGATATTGACTGGAGTTCTATTGAGG GTGAGACCAGGGAGGAGCGTACGTTCCGCAACTGGATGAACTCTCTCGGGGTCAACCCCCGCGTCAACCATCTCTATGT ggacCTAGACGATGCCCTTATCATCTTCCAGCTTTATGAGAAGATTAATGTGCCTGTAGACTGGGACAAAGTGAACAAACCTCCATATCCCAAACTGGGCAGCAAAATGAAGAAG CTTGAGAATTGTAACTATGCAGTGGAGCTGGGGAAGAAGGAGGCTAAATTCTCCCTGGTGGGCATCGCTGGCCAGGATCTGAACGAGGGCAACCGTACACTCACTCTCGCCCTCCTCTGGCAACTCATGAGGAG GTATACACTGAACATCCTGGAGGACCTTGGTGACGGGGAGAAAGTTAATGATGACACCATTGTTAGATGGGTGAATCAAATGCTAACACAggcagagaaaaaaaacatctcAGGTTTTAAG GATGGAGCCATAAGCAGTAGCTTACCCGTTCTGGACCTCATTGATGCCATCCAGCCTGGCTCAATCCGCTATGATCTGGTCAAGACAGACGATCTTACTGATGAAGAAAAACTCAACAACGCCAA GTATGCCATCTCCATGGCAAGGAAGATTGGAGCCCGTGTCTATGCTCTCCCTGAAGATCTGGTGGAGATCAAGCCCAAAATGGTGATGACCGTCTTTGCCTGCCTCATGGCCCGAGGCATGAAGAGAGTGTAG